The Phaseolus vulgaris cultivar G19833 unplaced genomic scaffold, P. vulgaris v2.0 scaffold_30, whole genome shotgun sequence genome window below encodes:
- the LOC137817331 gene encoding uncharacterized protein, whose protein sequence is MLCCGTFPKPMADSVNKTTLPLRPTYVNLYKWPESDVEFVKSVNSNICVGSNVQTKGVDSFSCRQMYLRSYKFSKKKVGVTEKTLKCFNKLKEGVACVSNKLKLKGKNRVLGRAKDVTFAAFSIFQTFLPCSAKVDVLHDF, encoded by the coding sequence ATGCTATGCTGTGGAACCTTCCCAAAACCTATGGCTGATTCTGTCAACAAAACAACACTTCCCCTTAGGCCAACCTATGTAAACCTCTACAAGTGGCCAGAATCTGATGTAGAATTTGTCAAGAGTGTGAATTCTAACATCTGTGTAGGTTCTAATGTGCAAACAAAAGGAGTTGATAGCTTCTCCTGTAGGCAAATGTACCTGAGGAGCTACAAATTCTCAAAGAAGAAAGTTGGTGTCACAGAGAAGACCCTCAAGTGTTTCAATAAACTAAAGGAAGGGGTGGCTTGTGTGAGTAATAAGCTAAAATTGAAGGGTAAGAATAGGGTTCTAGGGAGAGCCAAGGATGTTACTTTTGCTGCTTTTTCAATCTTTCAAACATTTCTACCCTGCTCTGCTAAGGTTGATGTTCTGCATGATTTCTAA
- the LOC137817315 gene encoding receptor-like protein kinase HERK 1: protein MTYWRNIGFFLCVLSIFPLVCFSATFVPVDNYLIDCGASATTTVGRRNFTADSLSKDLLSTQEDILATNPLTSSSSSDDSPLYQTARIFRGSSKYTFPIKQKGRHWIRLYFFPFTYEKYNLSAANFTVATQDHVLFSSSNMQKDPVMKEYSVNVTSDNLVITFAPSGNSTAFVNAIEVVSVPDDLIVNDFSVLDPSLSLSELVTQALETVWRVNMGGPTVTPVNDTLQRTWIPDQRFLLEADLATYVSNIGAVRYEKGGSTTENTAPATVYGTLAQMNSSFDPRSNFNVTWNFDVSPGFQYLVRFHFCDLISKSLNVLYFDVYVDSKMAAADVDLSLHGNNVLGVPYHKNLVTPLAVSNKLRVSIGPSDLSKDFPNAILNGLEIMKMNNSMGSLITGAGPVAISSGSSSKSIGMIVGVIVGVVAAVVLAGVFFVLCMRRRKLARQRKSKTWVPLSINDGTTSHTMGSKYSNGTTLSAASNYEYRVPFLAVQEATNNFDESWVIGIGGFGKVYKGELSDGTKVAVKRGNPRSQQGLAEFRTEIEMLSQFRHRHLVSLIGYCDERNEMILIYEYMEKGTLKSHLYGSGLPSLSWKERLEICIGSARGLHYLHTGYAKAVIHRDVKSANILLDEKLMAKVADFGLSKAGPEIDQTHVSTAVKGSFGYLDPEYFRRQQLTEKSDVYSFGVVLFEVLCARPVIDPTLPREMVNLAEWAMKWQKKGQLEQIIDQTLAGKIRPDSLRKFGETAEKCLADYGVDRPSMGDVLWNLEYALQLQEAVVQGDPEENSTNMIGELSPQINNFSQDASASNAQFEGTSLDDLSGVSMSRVFSQLVKSEGR, encoded by the coding sequence ATGACTTATTGGAGAAATATTGGTTTTTTTCTCTGTGTTTTATCAATCTTCCCCCTTGTATGTTTTTCTGCCACCTTTGTTCCAGTAGATAATTATCTCATAGACTGTGGAGCATCTGCAACTACTACAGTAGGCAGGCGCAATTTCACAGCAGATAGTTTGTCCAAGGATCTGCTTTCTACACAAGAAGATATTCTTGCCACTAATCCCTTAACATCAAGTTCTTCCTCTGATGATTCGCCTCTCTATCAAACTGCAAGAATCTTCCGTGGATCCTCAAAGTACACCTTTCCAATTAAGCAAAAGGGGAGACACTGGATCCGTCTATATTTCTTTCCATTTACTTATGAAAAGTACAATTTGAGTGCTGCAAATTTCACTGTTGCCACACAAGACCATGTTCTTTTCAGTAGCTCCAACATGCAGAAAGATCCTGTGATGAAGGAGTACTCTGTGAATGTGACCTCAGACAACCTTGTTATCACCTTTGCCCCTTCTGGCAATTCCACTGCCTTTGTGAATGCCATTGAAGTTGTTTCTGTCCCCGATGACCTCATTGTTAACGATTTTTCCGTCTTGGATCCATCGTTAAGCTTATCTGAGCTGGTGACGCAAGCACTGGAGACAGTTTGGAGGGTTAACATGGGTGGTCCAACTGTGACCCCTGTGAATGACACCCTTCAAAGAACTTGGATTCCAGATCAAAGGTTCCTTTTGGAAGCTGACCTTGCCACATATGTTTCTAATATTGGTGCTGTTCGGTATGAGAAAGGTGGTTCAACAACAGAAAACACCGCTCCCGCTACTGTTTATGGTACCCTCGCACAGATGAACTCAAGCTTTGATCCCCGAAGTAATTTTAATGTGACATGGAATTTTGATGTGAGTCCTGGATTTCAGTACCTTGTTCGATTTCACTTCTGTGATTTGATCAGTAAAAGTCTCAATGTACTCTACTTCGATGTTTATGTTGACTCCAAGATGGCTGCTGCTGATGTTGATCTCAGTCTTCATGGTAATAATGTTTTGGGTGTTCCATATCATAAGAATTTGGTCACACCGTTGGCTGTCAGCAATAAACTTCGTGTAAGTATTGGTCCTTCTGATTTAAGTAAGGATTTCCCTAATGCTATTTTGAATGGGCTTGAGATCATGAAAATGAACAATTCCATGGGCAGTCTTATCACAGGAGCAGGACCTGTGGCTATTAGTTCAGGTTCAAGTTCTAAGAGCATTGGCATGATTGTGGGTGTGATTGTTGGGGTAGTTGCTGCGGTTGTCTTGGCTGGAGTTTTCTTTGTATTATGCATGAGAAGACGAAAGTTGGCTCGGCAAAGGAAGTCAAAGACATGGGTTCCTTTATCCATCAATGATGGAACTACTTCTCATACCATGGGAAGTAAATATTCTAATGGCACAACACTAAGTGCTGCTTCAAACTATGAGTACCGCGTGCCTTTTCTTGCAGTTCAGGAGGCTACAAACAACTTTGATGAGAGTTGGGTTATTGGGATAGGTGGTTTTGGCAAAGTGTACAAAGGAGAGTTAAGTGATGGCACAAAAGTAGCAGTGAAGAGAGGGAATCCACGGTCCCAGCAGGGGCTTGCAGAATTCAGAACTGAAATTGAAATGCTGTCTCAGTTCCGCCATCGCCATCTGGTGTCTTTGATTGGTTATTGTGATGAAAGGAATGAAATGATCTTGATATATGAATATATGGAGAAAGGAACTCTCAAGAGTCATTTATATGGCTCAGGTCTGCCTAGCTTAAGCTGGAAGGAGAGGCTTGAGATATGCATTGGATCAGCCAGAGGACTTCATTATCTTCACACTGGCTATGCTAAAGCTGTTATTCACCGTGATGTGAAGTCTGCAAATATTCTACTTGATGAGAAACTAATGGCTAAAGTCGCTGATTTTGGACTATCAAAGGCAGGGCCTGAAATTGACCAGACACATGTGAGCACAGCTGTCAAAGGTAGTTTTGGGTACCTCGATCCAGAGTATTTCAGGAGGCAACAACTAACAGAAAAGTCAGATGTGTATTCATTTGGGGTAGTCCTGTTTGAAGTTCTTTGTGCAAGGCCTGTCATAGATCCAACACTTCCTAGGGAAATGGTAAACTTGGCAGAATGGGCAATGAAATGGCAGAAGAAAGGACAGTTGGAGCAAATCATAGATCAAACACTTGCAGGCAAAATCAGGCCAGATTCTCTTAGGAAGTTTGGAGAAACTGCTGAGAAATGCTTGGCTGACTATGGTGTTGACAGACCTTCTATGGGAGATGTCTTGTGGAATTTGGAGTATGCTCTCCAACTTCAAGAGGCTGTGGTTCAAGGTGATCCTGAAGAAAACAGCACTAATATGATTGGTGAACTCTCTCCACAGATCAACAATTTCAGCCAGGATGCAAGTGCTTCTAATGCACAATTCGAAGGCACGAGTCTGGATGATCTGTCTGGTGTTTCTATGAGTAGGGTCTTCTCACAATTGGTGAAGTCTGAGGGTAGATAG
- the LOC137817333 gene encoding histone H4 yields MSGRGKGGKGLGKGGAKRHRKVLRDNIQGITKPAIRRLARRGGVKRISGLIYEETRGVLKIFLENVIRDAVTYTEHARRKTVTAMDVVYALKRQGRTLYGFGG; encoded by the coding sequence ATGTCTGGTCGTGGAAAGGGTGGCAAGGGATTGGGAAAGGGAGGAGCGAAACGACATCGTAAGGTTCTTCGCGATAACATTCAGGGAATAACGAAGCCAGCGATTCGGCGATTGGCTCGCAGGGGTGGTGTGAAGCGTATCAGCGGTTTGATTTATGAGGAGACTCGTGGGGTTCTCAAGATCTTCTTGGAGAACGTGATTCGTGACGCCGTTACCTACACGGAGCACGCAAGGAGGAAGACTGTTACGGCTATGGATGTTGTGTATGCTCTGAAGAGACAGGGAAGGACCCTCTACGGATTTGGGGGTTAG
- the LOC137817323 gene encoding uncharacterized protein, with translation MGYFDLNIPYPQSSPTTKVAEQSNRTRLAVKAMELGYSGIAYNRTIKGVMSDQHRCSIPPLSLSSLLNVLPSLTLSANLHRSLLGIPLSTPFRQYTRLTVCVDSSCQAQALNSGNPILKTYDLVAVKPFNQTAFDLACQSMEVDIISIDFSAKLPFRLKQPMVKIAMQRGVCFEVSYSDLFAGVHKRRQLIGSAKLLMEWTRGRNIVFSSAAPTVNELRGPCDVANLLSLFGLSKERANAAISENCRILLANSLRKKRFYKEAIRVEVLSTDAASHSKEELLQWDPISSGEGDILLNNVQNSSLVSCKASKTEKAIDFTSVVNSLPSNGFEIKNILPANNVLPACSAKKVNFPPVTEKLNQPAPIPNNFTEQSNILDICCEQVENSLSDAITRSHSLSRDYVVEKTMRSGISDAVNFMEKNIPTALDSAFPNDKVHFLPVAKKINQPTPVPNNLTMQPDRVDVCPKQGESSQPLKQSDDISEKNIRNGTTKALNSMKMEISTKATKLKQRSSIDSNADFIPFEAKSFDSESNPCMSNNTLNIVKSHENEKLSGSSQEARNTVHKVEIFDTIFPAPVPDKHCNDKSSDNNLVEVGKIHEALPNEDLKTSISDTSMEDKQLDKLHDAVEHEKQQLKSYDEMKVEDNSKAANYLNPDVVMKDKEISEVSTAPVGVSGALKLKRRAPRRLPLFSFKRLLNPTAFKKKVKKSKSRTKLK, from the exons ATGGGTTACTTCGATCTCAACATTCCCTATCCCCAATCGTCACCCACCACCAAAGTCGCCGAACAAAGCAACCGCACCAGGCTTGCGGTGAAGGCCATGGAGTTGGGTTACAGTGGAATCGCTTACAACCGCACGATCAAAGGCGTCATGTCCGATCAGCACCGTTGCTCCATTCCCCCTCTCAGCCTCTCCTCTCTCCTCAACGTGCTTCCCTCTCTCACCCTCTCCGCTAATCTTCACCGCTCCCTCCTCGGAATTCCACTCTCCACTCCCTTCCGTCAGTACACGCGCCTTACCGTTTGCGTCGATAGCTCTTGCCAGGCTCAGGCCCTCAATTCGGGGAACCCCATTTTGAAGACCTACGATCTCGTCGCTGTTAAACCCTTCAATCAGACCGCGTTTGATCTTGCGTGTCAGAGCATGGAG GTGGATATTATCTCGATTGATTTTTCAGCTAAATTGCCTTTTAGATTGAAGCAGCCTATGGTTAAAATAGCAATGCAG CGTGGGGTTTGTTTTGAAGTTTCGTATTCTGATTTGTTTGCTGGTGTTCACAAAAGGAGACAGTTAATTGGCAGTGCTAag TTGTTGATGGAGTGGACTCGGGGACGGAACATTGTATTTTCAAGTGCTGCTCCTACTGTGAATGAGCTCAGAGGACCTTGTGATGTTGCCAACTTGTTGTCATTGTTTGGACTCTCCAAGGAACGAGCTAATGCAGCTATTTCTGAAAACTGTAG GATTCTTTTAGCTAATTCTTTAAGGAAAAAACGGTTTTATAAAGAGGCAATACGAGTAGAAGTTTTATCAACAGATGCAGCATCTCATTCTAAGGAAGAGTTACTGCAGTGGGATCCTATCTCCAGTGGTGAAGGTGATATCCTGTTGAATAACGTACAAAATTCTTCTTTAGTCTCCTGTAAAGCATCAAAAACTGAAAAAGCCATTGACTTTACTTCAGTGGTCAATAGCCTTCCATCTAATGGTTTTGAAATCAAGAATATCTTACCTGCAAACAATGTTTTACCTGCCTGTTCAGCCAAAAAAGTAAACTTCCCACCTGTTACTGAAAAACTAAATCAGCCAGCACCCATACCTAACAACTTCACTGAACAGTCCAACATACTTGATATTTGTTGTGAGCAAGTTGAAAACTCCTTATCAGATGCTATAACAAGAAGTCACAGTTTGAGCCGTGATTATGTTGTTGAGAAAACTATGCGTAGTGGAATATCTGATGCTGTCAATTTTATGGAGAAAAACATTCCGACTGCTCTTGACTCTGCCTTCCCCAATGATAAAGTACACTTTCTTCCGgttgcaaaaaaaataaatcagcCAACACCTGTGCCTAACAACTTGACGATGCAGCCTGATAGGGTTGATGTTTGTCCTAAGCAAGGTGAAAGCTCCCAACCACTGAAACAGAGTGATGATATTTCGGAGAAAAATATACGCAATGGAACTACCAAAGCTTTAAATTCTATGAAGATGGAAATTTCGACAAAGGCCACAAAGTTGAAACAAAGAAGTTCTATTGATTCAAATGCTGATTTCATCCCGTTTGAAGCAAAATCATTTGATTCAGAATCAAACCCATGCATGTCAAACAATACATTGAATATTGTAAAATCACATGAAAACGAGAAACTGTCTGGATCTTCACAAGAAGCACGTAATACTGTTCATAAAGTAGAAATCTTTGATACTATTTTTCCTGCACCGGTTCCTGATAAACACTGTAATGACAAAAGTTCTGACAATAATTTAGTTGAAGTCGGCAAGATTCATGAAGCTTTGCCAAATGAAGACTTAAAAACGTCTATTTCTGATACTTCAATGGAGGATAAACAGTTGGACAAACTGCATGATGCAGTTGAACACGAGAAGCAACAACTGAAATCTTATGATGAGATGAAAGTGGAAGATAATTCCAAAGCTGCCAACTATTTAAATCCAGATGTTGTAATGAAAGATAAAGAGATTAGTGAAGTGAGCACTGCCCCAGTTGGTGTATCAG GTGCATTGAAACTGAAGCGAAGGGCACCTAGGCGACTACCTTTATTCTCCTTCAAGAGATTGCTAAATCCAACTGCCTTTAAGAAGAAAGTTAAAAAAAGCAAGAGCAGAACTAagctaaagtaa
- the LOC137817337 gene encoding ankyrin repeat-containing protein At5g02620-like, with protein sequence MERPALQAINTHRKKMTKQLTGKRDDTPLHFAARAGNLDVLKDAILGTDEAELHELLSKQNQDGETLLYIAAEYGYIDVVREMIQYYDLADAGIKARNGFDALHIAAKQGDLDVMKVLMESHPELSMTVDPSNTTALHTAAIQGHTEIVKFLLEAGSSLATIARSNGKTALHSAARNGHVVVVKAILEKEPGVATRTDKKGQTALHMAAKGQKLEMVEELIKADPSSINMVDSKGNTALHIATRKGRSKIVKLLLEQKETITSAVNRSGETALDTAEKTGNNDVKAILLEYGVQSARTIKPPQGTTATTARELKQTVSDIKHEVHHQLEHTRQTRKRVQGIAKRINKMHAEGLNNAINSTTVVAVLIATVAFAAIFTVPGQFVDDPHDIPPGMSLGEANIAPEVSFIIFFVFDSVALFISLAVVVVQTSVVVIESKAKKQMMAVINKLMWLACVLISVAFLALSFVVVGKEEKWLAIGVSIIGTTIMATTLGTMCYWVIRHRIEASNLKNVRKSSLHSRSKSFSVSAFSDSELLNSEYYKKMYAI encoded by the exons ATGGAAAGACCAGCGCTGCAGGCAATAAACACCCATAGGAAAAAAATGACAAAACAATTGACCGGAAAAAGGGACGATACACCTTTGCATTTTGCAGCAAGAGCAGGGAATTTGGATGTGCTGAAGGATGCCATTTTGGGAACTGATGAGGCTGAATTGCATGAATTATTATCCAAGCAGAATCAAGATGGAGAAACGCTCCTTTATATTGCTGCTGAATATGGTTACATTGATGTAGTTAGGGAGATGATTCAGTATTATGATCTTGCTGATGCTGGAATTAAAGCTAGAAATGGTTTTGATGCATTGCACATTGCTGCCAAACAAGGGGATTTAG ATGTAATGAAGGTTCTCATGGAAAGTCATCCTGAGTTGTCAATGACTGTGGATCCATCCAACACCACAGCTTTGCACACAGCTGCAATACAAGGGCACACTGAAATAGTGAAGTTCCTATTGGAAGCAGGAAGTAGTCTGGCAACCATTGCTAGAAGTAATGGGAAAACAGCTCTGCATTCTGCTGCGAGAAATGGACATGTGGTAGTTGTGAAAGCAATTCTTGAGAAGGAGCCTGGGGTTGCCACCCGGACCGATAAGAAGGGCCAGACAGCACTTCACATGGCAGCTAAAGGGCAGAAGCTTGAGATGGTGGAGGAGTTGATAAAAGCAGATCCCTCATCAATAAACATGGTTGACAGTAAGGGAAACACAGCATTGCATATAGCAACCAGGAAGGGCAGGAGTAAG ATTGTAAAGTTGCTTTTAGAACAGAAGGAAACTATAACAAGTGCAGTGAATAGGTCTGGTGAAACAGCATTAGACACTGCTGAGAAAACGGGGAACAATGATGTGAAAGCCATTCTTTTGGAATATGGTGTTCAGAGTGCGAGGACTATAAAGCCCCCTCAGGGCACAACGGCTACTACAGCCCGTGAGTTGAAACAGACGGTGAGTGATATAAAGCACGAGGTCCACCACCAGTTGGAACACACACGCCAAACCAGAAAACGGGTTCAGGGCATTGCCAAACGTATTAACAAAATGCACGCCGAAGGGCTCAACAATGCAATAAACTCCACAACCGTGGTGGCAGTCCTAATTGCCACCGTGGCCTTTGCGGCTATTTTCACAGTTCCTGGCCAATTCGTTGATGACCCACATGATATTCCTCCAGGGATGTCCCTTGGTGAGGCAAACATAGCCCCAGAAGTCTCTTTCATCATTTTCTTTGTGTTTGATTCCGTTGCACTGTTTATCTCTTTGGCGGTGGTGGTGGTGCAAACCTCGGTTGTTGTCATAGAAAGCAAAGCAAAGAAGCAGATGATGGCAGTGATAAACAAGCTAATGTGGCTGGCTTGTGTTCTCATTTCCGTGGCCTTCTTGGCACTGTCATTTGTAGTGGTGGGGAAGGAAGAGAAGTGGCTGGCCATAGGAGTGTCCATTATAGGAACAACCATAATGGCTACGACCTTGGGGACTATGTGTTACTGGGTCATTAGGCATCGCATTGAGGCCTCAAATTTGAAGAACGTTCGAAAATCTTCATTGCACAGCAGGTCTAAGTCTTTTTCAGTGTCGGCCTTTTCAGATTCTGAGCTATTAAACAGTGAGTATTATAAGAAAATGTATGCGATTTAG